The following proteins are encoded in a genomic region of Reichenbachiella sp.:
- the meaB gene encoding methylmalonyl Co-A mutase-associated GTPase MeaB, with protein MKRFKLDYYLKGLKAHDHVILARAITLVESKRKEDQLVADELLDRIVKIDHRSIRIGITGTPGVGKSSFIEGFGSYLIDQGKKVAVLAVDPSSQKTGGSILGDKTRMEFLSRNPKAYIRPSASGNALGGVNNRTREAVMLCEAAGFDVIIVETVGVGQSETLVNNMVDFFLLMIQPGSGDDLQGIKKGIMEMAHGIVINKADGDQAKLAKQSKKDLLSALHLFAASETGWSTQVELCSALEKIGFDEVWQMIQAFELEMTSNGSFDQNRSNQNMSWFEERVQLGILLELSEKAGLKTIQNELKLKIQQNKVSVSKATAQMLDAIKQQLA; from the coding sequence ATGAAAAGATTTAAACTTGATTATTATTTAAAAGGCCTCAAAGCACATGATCATGTGATTTTGGCAAGGGCTATCACTTTAGTGGAAAGTAAAAGGAAAGAAGATCAGCTTGTAGCTGATGAATTACTAGATAGGATTGTAAAAATTGATCATCGCTCTATCCGAATAGGAATTACTGGAACACCAGGGGTTGGGAAGTCTAGCTTTATAGAAGGGTTCGGTTCATATCTTATTGATCAAGGTAAAAAGGTGGCTGTACTTGCCGTAGATCCAAGCAGCCAGAAAACTGGTGGGAGTATATTGGGTGATAAAACGCGCATGGAGTTTTTAAGTCGAAATCCAAAGGCCTATATCAGACCGTCGGCTTCGGGAAATGCGCTGGGTGGTGTTAATAACCGGACCAGAGAAGCTGTGATGCTTTGTGAGGCGGCTGGTTTTGATGTAATCATTGTAGAAACAGTGGGGGTAGGGCAATCGGAAACGCTAGTCAATAATATGGTGGATTTCTTTCTTCTGATGATTCAGCCTGGCTCTGGTGATGATTTGCAAGGTATAAAAAAAGGTATCATGGAAATGGCTCATGGTATTGTAATAAATAAAGCCGACGGAGATCAAGCTAAGCTTGCTAAGCAATCCAAGAAGGATTTATTGAGTGCCTTGCATTTGTTTGCGGCAAGCGAAACTGGGTGGTCTACTCAGGTAGAACTATGCTCTGCATTAGAGAAAATAGGTTTTGACGAAGTTTGGCAGATGATTCAAGCTTTTGAACTGGAAATGACTTCCAATGGATCATTTGATCAAAATCGGTCCAATCAAAATATGTCTTGGTTTGAGGAACGGGTACAATTAGGTATTCTATTAGAGCTATCTGAGAAAGCCGGACTCAAAACCATTCAAAATGAGTTGAAACTTAAAATCCAGCAGAATAAAGTATCCGTATCAAAAGCAACAGCTCAAATGCTTGATGCAATCAAACAGCAACTGGCTTAG
- a CDS encoding CHASE2 domain-containing protein, with translation MFNKFWKETLYALFFILALAFLVTQVTAFKVFDIFDPIGAVFEDMESTDIVFSQLREDPIAEENLVIVNIGDLPRGGIADMVNIINAAEPRVIGMDMIFRNPKEDTLGDLKLSDAFSRVENLVMYSKLVDIDDDGDFDTLEVSYPPYFDYGETAFVNFITGAADQDDLKMCRQFAVREYVNDEPELAFSVKMAQYMDPDKVERFLARENDVEDINYRGNIFDYGDTAYPISYFALDWYQVLDMEFAPELIKDKAVIFCYLGSELGDRKAMDDKYFTPLNKNYVGKTHADMFGGVVHANAFSMIMAEDYIDALGDNFAYIMALILLYLNIVLFTVIYKVVPMWYDGLTKLIQLIEAATLFTLNLVIFNYFNLKVDVTFSIIAVLIVGDALEVFFGVFVNLFTKEGRRELRQLKKL, from the coding sequence ATGTTTAATAAATTCTGGAAAGAAACCTTATACGCTTTATTTTTCATTCTTGCCTTGGCTTTTCTTGTCACTCAGGTAACTGCGTTTAAAGTATTTGATATTTTCGACCCAATCGGCGCAGTATTTGAAGATATGGAAAGTACTGATATCGTATTTTCTCAATTGAGGGAAGATCCTATCGCAGAAGAAAATCTGGTCATTGTAAATATTGGAGACTTACCTAGAGGCGGAATAGCTGATATGGTAAATATCATTAATGCTGCAGAACCAAGAGTCATTGGCATGGATATGATATTTAGAAATCCGAAAGAGGATACATTAGGTGATTTAAAGTTGTCAGATGCTTTTTCCCGAGTGGAGAACTTAGTGATGTACAGTAAACTAGTAGATATCGATGATGACGGAGATTTTGATACTTTGGAAGTATCCTACCCTCCTTACTTTGACTACGGCGAAACAGCCTTTGTCAACTTCATTACTGGCGCTGCTGATCAAGATGACTTGAAAATGTGCCGACAATTTGCAGTTCGAGAGTATGTAAATGATGAACCCGAACTTGCGTTCTCTGTCAAGATGGCTCAATATATGGATCCAGACAAAGTCGAAAGGTTTTTAGCGAGAGAAAACGACGTTGAAGACATCAATTATAGAGGTAATATTTTTGATTATGGTGACACTGCCTATCCGATAAGCTACTTTGCTTTAGATTGGTACCAAGTGCTTGACATGGAGTTTGCACCAGAATTAATCAAAGACAAGGCTGTAATTTTTTGCTATTTAGGTAGCGAACTGGGAGACAGAAAAGCCATGGATGACAAGTATTTCACCCCGCTAAACAAAAACTATGTAGGCAAGACTCATGCGGATATGTTTGGTGGAGTGGTTCATGCAAATGCTTTCTCTATGATTATGGCAGAAGACTATATCGATGCACTGGGTGATAATTTCGCCTATATTATGGCATTGATATTGCTGTATTTAAATATCGTACTATTCACAGTAATCTATAAAGTAGTGCCCATGTGGTACGATGGGTTGACAAAACTTATACAATTAATAGAGGCCGCGACGTTATTTACGTTAAACCTCGTCATATTTAATTATTTTAACTTAAAGGTGGATGTTACATTTTCTATCATTGCCGTATTAATTGTAGGAGATGCATTGGAAGTATTCTTTGGTGTATTTGTCAATCTTTTCACAAAAGAAGGTCGAAGGGAACTTCGACAATTAAAGAAATTGTAA
- a CDS encoding aspartate carbamoyltransferase catalytic subunit has product MSQLSSKHLLGIKDLTSDDIQLIFETADNFKDVINRPIKKVPSLRDITIANVFFENSTRTKLSFELAEKRLSADVINFSSSGSSVKKGETLLDTVNNILAMKVDMIVMRHSSPGAPHFLSKHIDANIVNAGDGTHEHPTQALLDTFSMREKLGDLAGKKIAIIGDIIHSRVALSNVFALQKLGAEVMICGPATLVPKYITSLGVKVVTDVFEALQWCDVANILRIQLERQHIKYFPSLREYSLYFGVNKQLLDRLDKEIVIMHPGPINRGVEITSDVADSQHSIILNQVENGVAVRMAVMYLLAGANR; this is encoded by the coding sequence ATGAGTCAGTTGAGCAGCAAACATTTATTGGGTATCAAAGATTTAACATCTGATGATATTCAGTTGATTTTTGAGACTGCTGATAATTTTAAAGATGTCATCAATAGGCCCATCAAAAAGGTGCCTTCTCTCAGAGATATTACCATTGCCAACGTTTTCTTTGAAAATTCAACCAGGACAAAGCTTTCTTTCGAATTAGCTGAGAAAAGACTCTCAGCAGACGTGATTAACTTTTCTTCTTCGGGAAGTTCTGTGAAGAAGGGCGAGACCTTGTTGGATACGGTGAACAATATCCTGGCTATGAAGGTAGATATGATAGTTATGAGGCACTCATCGCCAGGTGCACCACATTTTCTGTCAAAACATATTGACGCCAATATTGTAAATGCTGGGGATGGGACACACGAGCATCCCACTCAAGCGTTACTGGATACATTCTCTATGCGAGAAAAGCTTGGTGACTTGGCAGGCAAGAAAATTGCTATCATTGGGGACATCATTCATTCTCGTGTTGCCTTGTCAAATGTGTTTGCTTTGCAAAAACTAGGAGCAGAGGTGATGATTTGCGGACCGGCCACCCTTGTGCCTAAGTACATCACTTCATTAGGAGTGAAAGTGGTTACGGATGTGTTTGAAGCCCTGCAATGGTGCGATGTTGCCAATATCCTAAGAATCCAACTAGAAAGGCAGCACATCAAATATTTTCCATCTTTGCGAGAGTATTCTCTTTATTTTGGGGTAAACAAGCAACTACTAGATCGATTGGATAAAGAGATTGTGATTATGCATCCAGGACCAATCAATAGGGGAGTGGAGATCACTAGTGATGTGGCAGATTCCCAACATTCTATTATTTTGAATCAGGTTGAAAATGGTGTAGCGGTTCGAATGGCGGTTATGTACTTACTTGCCGGAGCTAACAGATAA
- the pyrR gene encoding bifunctional pyr operon transcriptional regulator/uracil phosphoribosyltransferase PyrR — MQKRLLLNSHHLSITISRLCYQLIENHNKFENTVLLGLQPKGIYVAERIKAKLEEVIKKTIPLGYLDITFHRDDFRRRDELLAPNETKVPFIIEDKNVVLIDDVLYTGRSVKSAMDAMGAFGRPAKVEFLTLIDRVYSRDIPVEANYIGKQVNTVLSQKVLVELTEQGKKEDKIWLIDNSEK; from the coding sequence ATGCAAAAGAGACTTCTTCTTAATAGCCATCACCTGAGTATTACCATCTCCCGTCTTTGTTATCAATTAATCGAAAATCACAACAAGTTTGAAAATACCGTGTTGCTGGGTCTACAGCCAAAGGGTATTTATGTAGCCGAGCGGATAAAGGCCAAACTGGAAGAGGTGATAAAGAAGACTATTCCTCTGGGGTATCTGGATATTACCTTTCATCGTGATGATTTTAGGAGGAGAGACGAGCTACTAGCCCCCAACGAGACTAAAGTTCCATTCATCATAGAAGACAAAAATGTAGTCTTGATCGATGATGTGTTATATACAGGGAGGTCTGTTAAATCCGCTATGGATGCTATGGGTGCTTTTGGCCGACCTGCGAAAGTAGAGTTTCTAACATTAATAGATAGAGTATATAGTCGAGACATACCAGTCGAGGCAAACTATATTGGCAAACAAGTGAATACTGTGTTGTCACAAAAAGTCCTCGTCGAACTTACCGAACAAGGCAAAAAAGAAGATAAAATTTGGTTGATAGATAATTCAGAGAAATGA
- a CDS encoding EVE domain-containing protein: MNYWLIKSEPNTYAWDDFVKLGRDHWDGVRNYAARKHMMSMKKDDLALFYHSVNDKCVVGVAKVVREHYPDPTTDDDRWVVVDLVPEFKLEVAVTLEQIKNDNRLSDMVLVNNSRLSVQPVKKEEFDIVLSLGQK, translated from the coding sequence ATGAACTATTGGTTAATCAAGTCCGAACCTAATACTTACGCTTGGGATGATTTTGTGAAATTAGGAAGAGACCACTGGGATGGCGTACGTAATTATGCAGCTCGAAAGCACATGATGAGTATGAAGAAGGATGACTTAGCCTTGTTTTATCACAGTGTAAACGATAAATGTGTAGTAGGCGTAGCAAAAGTCGTTCGTGAGCATTATCCAGACCCCACCACAGATGATGATAGATGGGTAGTAGTTGACCTCGTGCCTGAATTTAAATTGGAAGTAGCGGTTACATTAGAACAAATCAAAAATGACAACCGTTTATCTGATATGGTGTTGGTGAATAACTCTAGACTTTCTGTACAACCGGTGAAAAAAGAGGAGTTTGATATTGTTTTATCCTTAGGGCAGAAATGA
- a CDS encoding pitrilysin family protein → MMDYELWELPNGIRVVHRQVSNTKIAHCALMLDIGSRDEGTLQQGIAHFWEHMAFKGTQRRKAFHIINRLESLGGELNAYTTKEKICFYAAVLDNHLDKAVDLLTDITFNSIFPDVQINKERQVILEEMSMYADSPEDAIQDQLDTLVFNGHQLGNNILGTQESVKSFHQTDFLDFVSENLDTERMVFSSVGNYSLKKLKRIVEKNLLQIDRISSQRERVLVNGYKPLEAIEKRDISQAHVGIGCRAFDIYSDQKIPFFVLNNILGGNAMNSRLNLSLRENHGMVYNIESNFQAFTDTGLFSIFYATEPANLDRSLQLVQKEIKKLMEKELGSKQLQTAKNQIKGQLAMSEENNQNFMLMMAKSILDHGKIEGLEAVFDKVDRVTRTQLRRLANECLDFDQMSILKYLPSIPA, encoded by the coding sequence ATGATGGATTATGAGTTGTGGGAATTACCCAATGGGATTAGGGTGGTTCATAGACAAGTTTCAAATACGAAAATCGCCCACTGTGCATTGATGCTGGATATCGGCAGTAGAGACGAGGGCACACTGCAGCAAGGGATTGCTCACTTTTGGGAGCATATGGCTTTCAAAGGTACTCAGCGACGAAAAGCTTTTCATATCATCAACCGATTGGAGTCTCTTGGTGGAGAACTTAATGCCTACACTACAAAAGAAAAAATCTGTTTTTATGCCGCAGTGCTAGACAATCACTTAGACAAAGCAGTAGACTTACTTACAGACATCACCTTTAATTCTATTTTCCCAGATGTTCAAATCAATAAAGAGCGGCAGGTGATTCTGGAGGAGATGTCTATGTATGCGGATAGTCCTGAGGATGCTATCCAAGACCAATTGGACACGCTTGTCTTTAATGGTCATCAGCTTGGAAACAATATATTAGGAACGCAGGAAAGTGTTAAATCCTTCCATCAAACAGATTTTCTGGATTTTGTAAGTGAAAATCTGGATACAGAGCGCATGGTTTTCTCTTCAGTAGGCAATTATTCGTTAAAAAAACTAAAGAGAATTGTAGAAAAAAACCTACTTCAAATCGACCGCATTTCTAGTCAAAGAGAGCGAGTGCTGGTCAATGGATACAAACCGCTTGAGGCCATTGAAAAAAGAGATATTTCCCAAGCTCACGTAGGTATAGGGTGTAGGGCCTTTGATATCTATTCGGATCAGAAAATTCCTTTTTTTGTTCTTAATAATATTTTAGGTGGTAATGCCATGAATTCAAGGCTTAATCTAAGTCTTCGCGAAAATCATGGAATGGTTTACAACATTGAATCTAATTTTCAGGCTTTTACAGATACAGGGTTATTTTCTATATTTTATGCTACAGAACCAGCCAATTTGGACCGTTCCTTACAGCTCGTGCAGAAAGAGATTAAAAAGCTCATGGAAAAGGAGCTAGGTTCTAAGCAGCTTCAAACAGCCAAAAATCAGATTAAAGGACAATTGGCTATGTCTGAAGAAAACAATCAAAACTTTATGCTTATGATGGCAAAGAGCATTTTGGATCATGGCAAAATAGAAGGACTTGAAGCGGTTTTTGATAAGGTGGATCGCGTGACGAGAACTCAGCTTCGTAGACTAGCTAATGAGTGTCTCGATTTTGATCAAATGAGTATTCTTAAGTATTTGCCAAGCATACCTGCTTAG
- a CDS encoding RNA polymerase sigma factor: MSESIENSSTEQIVDHLFRNEYGKIVSLLVSKYGPSHLTLAEDVVQEAMYKAMQTWPYKEVPANPAGWIYRVANNQMIDQLRRLSRQDYTEDSPFDLQEASFVSDINPDDVLKDELLKMLFACCHPQLNMEYQIILALKVLCGLGVKEIAACLLKSEAAVAKSYTRSRQKLIEVNASFELPPANELKDRLSVVLKVIYLLFNEGYKPSSGEKILNVDLCIEALRLNKLLLDAEIGNLPETNALEALMYFHLARSESRMSEGGFIISLEDQDRSKWDQEMIQTGHYFLNKAVQQPVYSEYHIQAVISSIHCAAKTFEETNWKEILGLYDAMVLRFPSAVAQLNRLVPLAQVEGWEVAMEELKKIEETGFLSNYYLLYLVKGHLYEAANKKKEALKAYKEGVDLLDNELEKSYIAMKIQKLSGN, from the coding sequence TTGTCAGAATCAATAGAAAACTCCTCTACAGAGCAAATTGTAGATCATTTATTTAGAAATGAATATGGCAAGATCGTATCGCTGCTCGTAAGCAAGTATGGTCCTAGCCATTTGACGTTGGCTGAAGATGTGGTACAAGAGGCTATGTATAAAGCTATGCAAACCTGGCCGTATAAAGAGGTGCCCGCAAACCCAGCTGGGTGGATTTATCGAGTGGCTAACAATCAAATGATTGATCAACTGAGACGCTTGTCCAGGCAAGATTATACTGAAGACAGTCCTTTTGATTTGCAGGAGGCTTCATTTGTATCTGATATCAATCCGGATGATGTGCTAAAAGATGAATTGCTCAAAATGCTCTTTGCGTGCTGCCATCCGCAGCTCAATATGGAGTATCAAATTATTTTGGCTTTGAAGGTACTTTGTGGATTGGGGGTGAAGGAAATAGCAGCCTGTTTGCTAAAGTCTGAAGCTGCAGTGGCTAAGTCATATACCCGGTCTAGGCAAAAACTTATAGAGGTCAATGCCTCATTTGAATTACCCCCTGCCAACGAGCTGAAAGATAGACTCTCAGTAGTCTTAAAAGTAATTTATTTATTGTTTAACGAAGGGTATAAGCCCAGCTCTGGAGAGAAGATTTTGAATGTTGACTTATGTATAGAAGCGCTTCGACTTAATAAGCTACTATTAGATGCTGAAATAGGGAATCTGCCTGAGACCAATGCCCTTGAGGCGTTAATGTATTTTCATTTGGCCAGATCTGAATCTAGGATGAGCGAGGGAGGATTTATTATTTCTTTAGAAGATCAAGATCGATCCAAATGGGATCAGGAAATGATTCAGACTGGTCATTATTTTTTAAATAAAGCGGTCCAGCAACCGGTATATTCAGAATATCACATTCAAGCAGTAATCTCTTCGATACATTGCGCAGCTAAGACTTTTGAAGAAACCAACTGGAAAGAAATTCTCGGATTATATGATGCCATGGTCCTTCGTTTTCCCTCAGCAGTAGCACAACTTAATCGATTGGTGCCTTTGGCTCAAGTAGAGGGCTGGGAAGTTGCTATGGAGGAGTTGAAAAAAATTGAAGAGACAGGATTTTTAAGTAACTATTATTTGCTCTACTTGGTTAAAGGGCATCTATATGAGGCGGCAAACAAGAAAAAGGAAGCGTTAAAAGCTTATAAAGAAGGAGTAGACCTTTTAGATAACGAATTGGAGAAAAGTTACATTGCAATGAAGATTCAAAAGCTTTCCGGTAATTAA
- a CDS encoding YciI family protein: MKDYLFIFRNDESGSDQTPEEMQAHMAKWGVWMQGLAADNKLVAGEPLQKEGKVVRNAGALITDGAYAEGKEMVGGYLIVKSDTLDGAVEISKGCPIYEDGGSVEVREIMKMDM, from the coding sequence ATGAAAGATTATCTATTCATCTTTAGAAACGACGAGTCAGGCTCAGATCAGACGCCAGAAGAAATGCAAGCACATATGGCTAAATGGGGAGTTTGGATGCAAGGATTGGCTGCAGATAATAAATTGGTTGCTGGCGAACCTCTTCAGAAAGAAGGGAAGGTAGTTCGTAACGCGGGAGCATTGATTACTGATGGTGCCTATGCAGAAGGAAAAGAAATGGTGGGTGGTTATTTGATTGTCAAATCAGATACACTTGATGGTGCTGTTGAAATTTCAAAAGGATGTCCTATATATGAAGATGGAGGGTCTGTAGAGGTTAGAGAAATCATGAAAATGGATATGTAA
- a CDS encoding SRPBCC domain-containing protein — translation MKRFKKQYMVNVSEKMFYKALTNQSMVSQWSGAPAVMSDEVEATFSLWSGSIVGVNLKVAANTLEQQWKEKNWTGYSKVSFEWKTGPAGLEVTLIHTDIPERSFQNIKRGWDEHYMNPLITWLESNNL, via the coding sequence ATGAAGCGATTTAAAAAACAATACATGGTTAATGTGAGTGAGAAAATGTTTTATAAGGCTTTGACGAATCAATCCATGGTTAGCCAATGGTCGGGCGCACCAGCAGTGATGAGTGACGAAGTCGAAGCGACTTTTTCCTTGTGGAGTGGAAGCATAGTAGGAGTGAACTTAAAAGTGGCGGCAAATACTTTGGAGCAGCAATGGAAGGAAAAAAATTGGACAGGTTACTCGAAAGTGTCATTTGAATGGAAGACAGGGCCTGCTGGTCTTGAGGTCACATTGATTCACACAGATATTCCAGAAAGGTCTTTTCAAAATATTAAACGAGGATGGGATGAACATTATATGAATCCCTTGATTACCTGGTTAGAATCGAATAATTTATAA
- a CDS encoding aminopeptidase P family protein, with translation MKYLPIGQDLFITNRKKFNARLKSNSVAIFNSSDIMPTSADGTMPFKQDANIFYLSGIDQEESILLLAPDFPDERFREVLFLRETNEEIAVWEGHKYTKDEATNASGIKTVKWLNEFESVLNTILAESEHIYLDSNEHIRNGNQVETRTGRFVKWCQENYPLHEYQRIAPIIYDLRCVKEKREIEMIQHACDITEIGFRRILEFTKPGVWEYELEAEFSYEFLRNRATRFAYDPIIASGGNSCVLHYVENNQQCKDGDIILFDVGAEYGNYNADMTRVIPVNGKFSKRQRQVYDAVLRVKNEATELLKSGNAIPEYHQAVGEIMERELLTLGLISKSDIEKQDPDWPAYKKYFMHGTSHHLGLNVHDVASIYKKFEPGMVFTVEPGIYIPEEKIGIRLEDNVVITKDGHINLMKNIPIHAEEIESLMNA, from the coding sequence ATGAAATATTTACCCATAGGGCAAGACCTTTTTATCACTAACCGTAAGAAGTTCAACGCTAGACTCAAATCCAACTCCGTTGCCATTTTCAATTCAAGTGATATAATGCCTACCTCAGCGGATGGCACTATGCCCTTCAAACAAGACGCTAACATATTTTACTTATCTGGGATCGATCAGGAAGAATCTATACTACTATTAGCCCCTGATTTTCCAGATGAGAGATTTCGTGAAGTACTATTTCTCAGGGAAACAAATGAAGAAATAGCCGTTTGGGAGGGGCATAAATACACCAAAGATGAAGCCACAAACGCTTCTGGAATAAAGACCGTAAAATGGTTGAACGAATTTGAATCGGTATTGAACACCATATTGGCGGAATCAGAACATATTTACTTAGATTCCAATGAACATATTCGGAATGGTAATCAAGTAGAAACGAGAACAGGTCGATTTGTTAAATGGTGTCAGGAAAATTATCCCTTGCATGAGTATCAACGTATTGCACCAATTATTTATGATCTCAGATGCGTGAAGGAAAAAAGAGAAATAGAAATGATTCAACACGCCTGCGACATCACTGAAATCGGATTTAGAAGAATCTTAGAATTCACAAAGCCAGGGGTATGGGAATACGAATTAGAAGCGGAGTTTTCTTATGAATTTTTACGGAATCGAGCCACCAGATTTGCTTATGACCCAATTATTGCTTCGGGAGGAAATTCATGCGTACTCCACTATGTAGAGAACAACCAGCAATGTAAAGACGGAGATATCATCTTATTTGACGTAGGTGCTGAGTATGGCAACTATAATGCGGATATGACACGAGTAATTCCAGTAAACGGAAAGTTCAGCAAGAGGCAACGACAAGTCTACGATGCTGTACTTAGAGTAAAAAATGAGGCTACCGAGTTACTGAAATCAGGAAATGCCATTCCTGAATACCATCAAGCGGTTGGTGAAATCATGGAAAGAGAGCTTTTGACCTTGGGACTTATCAGTAAATCTGACATTGAAAAACAGGACCCTGATTGGCCGGCTTATAAAAAATATTTCATGCACGGCACTTCGCATCATCTAGGCTTAAACGTTCATGATGTAGCGAGTATTTATAAGAAATTTGAACCCGGTATGGTTTTCACTGTTGAGCCTGGGATTTACATTCCCGAAGAGAAAATTGGAATCAGATTAGAAGACAATGTAGTAATCACAAAAGATGGACACATCAATCTGATGAAGAACATTCCGATTCACGCCGAAGAAATTGAAAGTTTGATGAACGCTTAA
- a CDS encoding RidA family protein: MNNESIKNSNEAPEPVGLYPHARKVGNLLFLSGVGPREKGTKIIPGVELNEKGEIESYDIAAQCHSVFKNIRLILEASGSSWDKLVDVTVFLTNMKDDFKTYNEIYADYFKDNQPCRTTVEINCLPTPIAIELKCVATID; this comes from the coding sequence ATGAACAACGAATCCATAAAAAACTCCAACGAAGCACCCGAACCTGTTGGTCTTTACCCTCATGCGAGAAAAGTAGGCAACCTACTATTTCTCTCTGGAGTAGGGCCAAGAGAAAAAGGAACCAAAATTATTCCTGGTGTTGAACTCAATGAAAAAGGAGAAATTGAATCTTATGATATCGCCGCGCAATGCCATTCGGTTTTTAAAAATATCAGATTGATTCTTGAAGCATCTGGTTCGTCTTGGGATAAGCTCGTCGATGTGACTGTTTTTCTCACCAACATGAAAGACGATTTTAAAACCTATAATGAAATCTATGCTGACTATTTTAAAGACAATCAGCCTTGCCGGACAACGGTTGAAATCAACTGTTTACCTACACCAATTGCGATTGAATTGAAATGTGTAGCTACCATAGACTAA
- a CDS encoding DUF4389 domain-containing protein: MTFTVKHQETYSRGELLLRSFFGYFYIVLPHAFLLMFLGLWGSILSFISWLIIMFTGSYPENFFEYQVKLMKWSTRVNLRIYNLADGYPAFGLESEDPAFSLDVPYPENLSRATQLLKLLFGAIYVIIPHGFLLLFRGIATMFLWMLGWWVVLFTGKFPESWHEFIVGTMRWGLRVQLYMGYMTDDYPPFSGK, encoded by the coding sequence ATGACATTTACTGTTAAACATCAGGAGACCTACTCCAGGGGCGAATTGCTCTTAAGGTCCTTTTTTGGATACTTCTACATTGTACTTCCCCATGCCTTTTTATTAATGTTCTTAGGACTTTGGGGTTCTATTCTCTCGTTTATCTCCTGGCTCATCATCATGTTCACTGGCAGCTATCCGGAAAACTTTTTCGAATATCAAGTGAAGCTAATGAAATGGTCTACCAGAGTAAATCTTCGAATTTACAATTTGGCAGACGGATACCCTGCTTTTGGATTGGAAAGTGAAGATCCTGCATTCAGCCTTGATGTTCCTTACCCGGAAAATCTCAGTAGAGCTACTCAGCTATTGAAGTTACTCTTTGGAGCCATCTACGTGATTATTCCACATGGCTTTCTGCTTTTGTTTAGAGGCATTGCTACTATGTTTCTTTGGATGCTAGGCTGGTGGGTCGTGTTGTTCACTGGTAAGTTTCCTGAATCTTGGCACGAGTTTATCGTAGGCACCATGCGGTGGGGGCTAAGAGTACAGCTCTACATGGGATATATGACGGATGACTACCCTCCTTTCTCAGGCAAATAA
- a CDS encoding DUF4870 domain-containing protein, translating to MEYYDLEQPDELSKKEKEDAMGAYLMMFAAIGAGLPLPIINLIASVIYYFVQKKNTRFVKFHSLQSLWSQIPTTLINAGAMYWTLQIFLFDNLEVSDMYYGYLVMLVILNLAYFAFSIVGAVKARNGKMYYFLFFGKICYHQVYQIRDETDNGSENVNLPPKL from the coding sequence ATGGAATACTACGATCTCGAACAACCTGACGAACTCAGCAAAAAGGAAAAGGAAGACGCCATGGGTGCCTACCTTATGATGTTTGCTGCTATTGGTGCTGGTTTACCTTTGCCCATCATCAATTTGATCGCGTCAGTGATTTACTATTTTGTTCAGAAAAAGAATACAAGGTTCGTGAAGTTTCATAGTCTGCAGTCCCTTTGGAGTCAGATTCCTACTACGCTGATCAATGCAGGTGCGATGTATTGGACCTTGCAGATTTTTCTTTTCGACAACCTGGAAGTATCGGATATGTACTACGGCTATCTCGTCATGTTAGTCATTTTGAATTTGGCTTATTTCGCCTTTAGCATTGTAGGGGCTGTAAAAGCCAGAAATGGAAAAATGTACTACTTCCTATTTTTTGGTAAAATATGTTACCACCAAGTGTATCAAATTAGAGATGAAACGGATAACGGTTCTGAAAATGTAAACCTTCCACCTAAACTATGA